Proteins from a genomic interval of Zingiber officinale cultivar Zhangliang chromosome 2A, Zo_v1.1, whole genome shotgun sequence:
- the LOC122042530 gene encoding malate dehydrogenase-like, translating into MAKDPVRVLVTGAAGQIGYALVPMIARGVMLGPDQPVILHMLDIPPAAEALNGVKMELVDAAFPLLKGVVASTDVVEACTGVNIAVMVGGFPRKEGMERKDVMSKNVSIYNSQASALEAHAAPNCKVLVVANPANTNALILKEFAPSIPAKNITCLTRLDHNRALGQISERLNIQVSDVKNVIIWGNHSSTQYPDVSHASVKTPSGEKPVRELVSDDEWLRGEFITTVQQRGAAIIKARKLSSALSAASSACDHIRDWVLGTPEGTWVSMGVYSDGSYNVPAGLIYSFPVTCKAGEWTIVQGLSIDEFSRKKLDATAAELSEEKALAYSCLS; encoded by the exons ATGGCGAAAGATCCCGTTCGAGTTCTCGTAACTGGCGCTGCAG GTCAAATTGGATACGCCCTCGTACCAATGATTGCGAGGGGAGTGATGCTTGGCCCAGACCAGCCTGTTATCTTGCACATGCTCGACATTCCACCTGCTGCAGAAGCTCTAAATGGAGTCAAGATGGAACTCGTTGATGCAGCATTTCCTCTTCTGAAGG GTGTTGTTGCCTCAACTGATGTTGTGGAGGCTTGCACTGGAGTCAATATAGCTGTTATGGTTGGCGGTTTTCCAAGGAAAGAAGGTATGGAGAGAAAGGACGTGATGTCAAAAAATGTCTCCATCTATAATTCTCAAGCTTCAGCATTAGAAGCACATGCTGCTCCCAATTGCAAG GTGCTCGTTGTTGCCAATCCTGCAAATACTAATGCTCTTATACTGAAAGAGTTTGCTCCATCCATTCCAGCAAAGAATATTACTTGTTTGACAAGGCTAGATCACAACAGGGCTCTAGGACAGATTTCTGAACGATTAAACATTCAAGTTAGTGATGTCAAGAATGTCATCATTTGGGGAAATCATTCTTCTACCCAGTATCCTGATGTAAGTCACGCTTCTGTTAAGACACCAAGTGGAGAAAAACCTGTTCGTGAGCTTGTTTCTGACGATGAGTG GCTTAGGGGAGAATTTATCACAACTGTTCAACAACGCGGTGCAGCCATCATCAAAGCAAGAAAGCTGTCTAGTGCTTTATCCGCTGCCAGTTCTGCTTGTGATCACATTCGCGATTGGGTTCTTGGAACCCCTGAG GGAACATGGGTTTCCATGGGAGTTTATTCTGATGGTTCATACAATGTACCAGCTGGGCTGATTTATTCTTTCCCTGTCACATGCAAAGCTGGCGAGTGGACCATTGTTCAAG GGCTCTCAATCGACGAGTTCTCAAGGAAGAAGTTGGATGCAACTGCTGCGGAATTGTCGGAAGAGAAGGCCCTTGCATATTCATGCCTTTCTTAA